The following are from one region of the Vibrio rarus genome:
- the nagC gene encoding DNA-binding transcriptional regulator NagC: MTGGQIGNVDLVKQLNSAAVYRLIDQQGPISRIKISELSHLAPASVTKITRQLLEHNLIQEVAHQASTGGRRAISLTTQVTQFHSIAVRVGRDYIQLSLHDLSGEILSKSESAIQYSDQEQLIRQLIDKIKLFKASNELIAHNLIAIGVVLPGLVNPDEGEVHYMPHTKIDHLPLGQILSEQFNIGCFVGNDIRAMALAEHYFGATKDSLDSVLISVHRGTGAGIMADGHVFLGSNRNVGEIGHIQVDPLGEQCQCGNFGCLETIAANPAILKGVQARLARGYDSTLADEANITIPIICKHALMGDDLATQSIVRVGVQLGKAIAIVINLFNPQKIVIAGDITQAKEVLFPAIQRNVNSQSLTAFHKDLPIVSSDLEQFPTMGAFAMIKRAMLNGVLLQKLMDSTH, from the coding sequence ATGACAGGCGGACAAATTGGCAACGTAGATTTAGTAAAGCAATTAAATAGTGCCGCTGTTTATCGACTCATTGACCAACAAGGGCCAATTTCTCGAATCAAAATATCAGAATTGAGCCATTTAGCACCGGCGAGTGTCACTAAAATCACTCGTCAGCTTTTAGAGCATAACTTAATTCAAGAAGTGGCTCATCAAGCTTCAACCGGTGGGCGACGCGCTATCTCTCTCACCACACAAGTGACGCAGTTTCACTCTATCGCTGTGCGAGTAGGAAGAGATTACATTCAATTATCCTTACACGATTTGAGTGGCGAGATACTGTCAAAATCTGAGTCGGCGATTCAATACAGTGACCAAGAGCAATTAATCCGCCAACTGATTGACAAAATTAAGCTGTTTAAAGCCAGTAATGAATTAATTGCGCACAATCTGATTGCTATTGGTGTCGTCCTGCCTGGGTTGGTCAACCCAGATGAGGGTGAAGTCCACTATATGCCCCACACTAAAATTGACCACCTACCTTTGGGACAAATATTATCTGAGCAGTTTAATATCGGCTGTTTTGTGGGTAATGATATTCGAGCTATGGCACTGGCTGAGCATTATTTTGGAGCGACCAAAGACAGCTTAGATTCCGTGTTGATTAGTGTCCATAGAGGGACAGGTGCGGGTATAATGGCCGATGGACACGTCTTTTTAGGCTCCAATCGCAATGTCGGCGAAATTGGCCACATTCAAGTAGATCCATTAGGTGAGCAATGTCAATGTGGCAATTTTGGTTGCCTAGAAACCATCGCCGCTAATCCTGCCATTTTAAAAGGTGTTCAAGCTCGCCTCGCGCGTGGTTACGATTCGACTTTAGCCGATGAAGCCAATATTACCATTCCAATCATCTGCAAGCATGCTCTTATGGGTGATGATTTAGCCACACAAAGTATTGTGCGTGTTGGGGTTCAGTTAGGAAAAGCCATTGCAATTGTAATAAACCTGTTCAACCCGCAAAAAATTGTTATCGCTGGTGATATCACGCAAGCAAAAGAGGTATTATTCCCCGCGATCCAAAGGAACGTGAATAGCCAATCTTTAACCGCTTTTCACAAGGATCTTCCTATTGTTTCATCTGACCTAGAGCAGTTCCCTACTATGGGGGCTTTTGCCATGATAAAACGAGCCATGTTAAATGGCGTATTGCTACAAAAATTAATGGACTCAACGCATTAA